One Caldisericota bacterium genomic window, ACAATGACGAAGTTTTCATAATTTTCTTTAATTTTTTTTGCTGTTTTTTTTATTTTATCAAGATACGGCATCATTGCTTCCGGGAGTTGCAACGGATAGTAATCTTTATTTATTTTTTTCTGAATACGTTCTTTAATTTGATTTAGAGAGGTTCTAGATTTTAGCAGACTATTTAGTGGCAATCCATGCTTGCCTATGGCTTCTTCCAGTATGTTTCCATAGTTAAGTTTCATTTTCTCTCCTCCCGTTTAAACATATTCCTATCTCAAAATGTTGCTCTTTGAACTATTTCTTTTCCCTTTTCAAGTAGTGTTTTAAACTTTTTTTCATTGTCAGACTCTGCATATATACGTATTTTAGGTTCTGTCCCTGAGAATCTAAATAGAATCCAACTTTTATCGGCTAAAATAATTTTTGTTCCATCTAGTTCGTTAATCTTTTTGATAGACATCTCTTTTGAAAAGGTTTTTACGGTATTTTTTAATTTTCTTTCAATTGTTTTTCTATCGCCTTTATACTCAAAATCAAGCCGCTTTGAGTATGTATCCCCAAATTTATTGGTGAGTTCTTTGAATAATTCTTTCATCGGTTTTTTTCTTCGAGAAAAGATTTCCGTGACGAGGAGATCCACAAGAATCCCGTCTTTGTCGGCTAGCCATCCCTTCATTGATGCTCCTCCGCTTTCTTCTCCTCCAAATACAGCTTCGCCTTTCATGATTGCGTCTCCAATGTATTTAAATCCTACGGGTGTTTCTTTGACCTGGTAGCCAAAATGCTTTGCAATCTTATCTATTAAGTGTGTTGTAGCAACGGTTCTCACAGCATTACCATTAATTCCTCTTTCAGTGAGAAAGTAGTAGTATATAATAGGGAGTACCATATTGGGAGAAATATAACTCCCGTCAAAATCTATAATTCCAAATCTGTCAGCATCTCCATCTGTTGCAATACCCAAATCAGCTTTAGATGATTGAACTTTTTTAATTAAGGGATCGAGATTTTCTCCCGTAGGTTCAGGGTGCAGGCCACCAAACAGTACATCTTTTTTGCCGTGGATCATTGTAAAATCCGTGTACTCTTTTAATATTTTTGGTAAATAGCGACTACCTGTTGCATAAAAAGGATCGTAAATTATTTTTGGTCTTTTTTTCTTTATTGGCGTGAAGTCAATCAGTTTTCTTATTGCATCCGTATATTCATTTTCGTTGAAAGGAATTATTAGTTTTTTTTCTACTGCTTTTTCAAACAGCATCTTTTTAATTATTTTTTTATTTTTAAAAAATTTATTTATTCTTTTTTCTATGTCTTCTGTTTCTTCAGGCAGGGCAGGTCCGCCAGATTTTGAAGAGAATTTAATCCCATTATAGTATGGATCATTGTGCGAAGCTGTAATATTAATTGCGCCATCTGTCTTTTTTGCTACAGTGAGATATGCTATAACGGGGGTCGGAATATCAGTAAGAGAAAAATAACTCTTTATTCCATACGCTGCAAGAACTTTTGCAGAAGTTTTTGCAAATTCATTTGATAAAAATCTTGTGTCGTATCCTATTACTAAAGATTTGCCACCTTTAGCTAAAAGATGTTGAGCTATTGCATAACTTGCAACTTCTACATTTTCAAATGTAAAATCTTTGGCTATGATACTTCTCCAACCTGATGTGCCGAAGTGTATGTTCATTTAACTTTGAAGTATTCGTTTAAATAATTTCATATAAATATCGGCAGAGC contains:
- a CDS encoding phosphoglucomutase/phosphomannomutase family protein; amino-acid sequence: MNIHFGTSGWRSIIAKDFTFENVEVASYAIAQHLLAKGGKSLVIGYDTRFLSNEFAKTSAKVLAAYGIKSYFSLTDIPTPVIAYLTVAKKTDGAINITASHNDPYYNGIKFSSKSGGPALPEETEDIEKRINKFFKNKKIIKKMLFEKAVEKKLIIPFNENEYTDAIRKLIDFTPIKKKRPKIIYDPFYATGSRYLPKILKEYTDFTMIHGKKDVLFGGLHPEPTGENLDPLIKKVQSSKADLGIATDGDADRFGIIDFDGSYISPNMVLPIIYYYFLTERGINGNAVRTVATTHLIDKIAKHFGYQVKETPVGFKYIGDAIMKGEAVFGGEESGGASMKGWLADKDGILVDLLVTEIFSRRKKPMKELFKELTNKFGDTYSKRLDFEYKGDRKTIERKLKNTVKTFSKEMSIKKINELDGTKIILADKSWILFRFSGTEPKIRIYAESDNEKKFKTLLEKGKEIVQRATF